Proteins from one Rosa chinensis cultivar Old Blush chromosome 7, RchiOBHm-V2, whole genome shotgun sequence genomic window:
- the LOC112176937 gene encoding B3 domain-containing transcription factor VRN1 — translation MTSYLSWKFDHRKFGSQPTFLSTTPHFLSIILDDTSRVIKLGIPEDFVSKYGKDLSNSVTFRLPYGSEWEVGLTRYNGEVWFDKGWPDFSNFYSLGYNDLLVFGYEGKSRFQVSIFDKSTIEIEYPVKVPNIEESDEHDDSSVEILEDFPLYLRKARETSRLPSSLPRVKDRTISSGTAKINLGFEKSMKKKETHGSKSGRKRKDHFPWLPSEFVQTHLMKQPGSVILCVPGGSKTWTVALNYQQKARRVSFNTGWIEFLRDNNLKVWDVCVFMLIDEIRLLFDVVTEAANCTMSSATNIDLHFLPFRRDTDDEEDNEDNVTELDDAYDDEDADDDSIEILNHFPSFTKGKEKFALPSQLHKRRRTTSSTKAESTMKHVGGCSKTQKFLKQRPEVFKRIHPVMASIGRDLAFQRATAFKPPHPHFAVSIKPSYIRGNYLWLPTVFVHGHLIKWPSDAILKVSDGARWPVCFHYNKARATLQGGFAKFVRGNNLKAGDACVFVLTNNIKFLFDVFIFRTT, via the exons ATGACTTCGTATCTTAGCTGGAAATTTGACCACCGGAAATTCGGTTCCCAGCCCACATTTCTTTCCACTACTCCCCACTTCTTGAGTATTATTCTAGATGACACTTCTAGAGTCATTAAACTG GGGATTCCGGAGGACTTTGTGTCTAAATATGGAAAAGATCTGTCAAATTCAGTAACTTTTAGGCTTCCATATGGTTCAGAATGGGAAGTAGGATTGACAAGGTACAATGGTGAGGTTTGGTTTGACAAGGGTTGGCCAGACTTCTCGAACTTTTACTCTCTTGGCTACAACGACCTGCTGGTTTTCGGATATGAAGGGAAGTCTAGATTTCAGGTTTCCATATTTGATAAAAGCACAATTGAGATCGAGTATCCCGTTAAAGTGCCTAACATTGAAGAAAGTGATGAACATGATGATTCCTCTGTTGAAATCTTGGAGGATTTTCCACTGTATCTAAGAAAAGCAAGAGAGACATCTCGACTACCAAGTTCTCTGCCTCGCGTGAAAGACAGAACAATTTCAAGTGGCACTGCAAAAATCAATCTCGGTTTTGAGAAgtctatgaaaaagaaagagacaCATGGGTCCAAATCAGGAAGAAAAA GGAAAGACCATTTCCCA TGGTTGCCTTCTGAGTTTGTCCAGACACATCTTATGAAGCAGCCAGGTAGTGTTATCCTTTGTGTTCCAGGTGGGAGTAAAACTTGGACAGTTGCATTGAATTATCAACAGAAAGCAAGAAGAGTCAGCTTCAACACTGGTTGGATTGAATTTCTGAGAGACAATAACTTGAAAGTTTGGGATGTTTGTGTATTCATGTTGATTGATGAAATTAGACTTCTATTTGACGTTGTCACAGAAGCTGCAAATTGCACCATGTCATCAG CAACTAACATTGACCTTCACTTCCTTCCATTTCGACGTGACACTGATGATGAGGAGGATAATGAGGATAATGTGACTGAACTTGATGATGCTTATGACGATGAAGATGCAGATGATGATTCCATTGAAATATTGAACCATTTTCCATCATTCACAAAAGGAAAGGAGAAATTTGCATTACCGTCTCAGCTTCATAAAAGAAGGAGAACAACTTCTAGTACTAAAGCAGAAAGCACCATGAAACATGTAGGCGGCTGCtccaaaactcaaaaattcctAAAGCAAAGGCCTGAGGTCTTCAAAAGGATTCATCCAGTTATGGCAAGTATCGGAAGAGATTTAGCTTTTCAGAGAGCTACTGCTTTCAAACCTCCTCACCCTCACTTTGCAGTTTCAATAAAACCCTCATATATCCGTGGAAACTATCTG TGGCTGCCAACTGTGTTTGTTCATGGACATCTTATTAAGTGGCCTAGTGATGCCATCCTTAAGGTTTCAGATGGAGCAAGATGGCCTGTTTGCTTTCATTACAACAAAGCAAgagccacactgcaaggtggtTTCGCTAAATTTGTGCGAGGCAACAATTTGAAAGCCGGTGATGCTTGTGTGTTTGTATTGACCAACAACATCAAATTCTTATTTGATGTTTTCATTTTCCGCACCACATAG
- the LOC112179930 gene encoding putative disease resistance protein RGA4 yields MAEVLINLLVQQLGSVVYHHTSEGLKLVLKAKKDVVKFRSTLKLIQNVLHDAEKKQVSDPAVRDWLDQLKDVSYKMDDVLDGWNTKIGKREDEKQETQGSHVEIIASREVLTLLIVDQVKDFKHLIGGCSNLPQVCGGA; encoded by the exons TCAACAATTGGGTTCAGTTGTTTACCACCACACAAGTGAAGGGTTGAAATTGGTTTTGAAAGCAAAGAAGGACGTTGTCAAGTTCAGAAGCACCCTCAAACTTATCCAGAATGTGCTTCACGACGCTGAGAAGAAGCAAGTGTCGGATCCCGCTGTGAGAGACTGGTTGGATCAGCTCAAAGACGTGTCGTACAAGATGGATGACGTGCTAGATGGTTGGAACACTAAAATTGGGAAACGAGAAGATGAGAAACAAGAAACACAAGGTTCTCATGTGGAG ATAATCGCTAGTCGTGAAGTACTGACGTTACTTATAGTCGATCAAGTTAAAGATTTCAAGCACCTTATTGGAGGCTGTTCAAACCTACCACAAGTTTGCGGTGGTGCCTAA
- the LOC121050773 gene encoding putative pentatricopeptide repeat-containing protein At1g31840: protein MINTYCKDRRLEEAIKLYEVMKEKGVSPDLVVYSILIDGLFKAGKLEEGHRLFSVALDSGIKLDVVIFSSVMDAYVRTRNLEKLVEVYRRMYDEGISQNTVSYSVLINGLCQNGRIMEACGIFGQIVKHGFVPSILTYSSLIDGICKLGNLKDAFNLYESMVKTGYEPDIILYGVLLNGLCKHGLMSDALRFFFQVINRGVKPNVYTFNMLIDGSCRLNRLKNAVKVYNQMGMYNIRPDVVTYTVLIRGISELGRLNDALVFFFQSLKRGFLPDVVTYCTLIDACSKQKYVYAGFRIFEMMLTNQVNPDITIYNVLINMLFKEGYLEAARTLFEQLTERGLRPDMVTYNTMVCGYCSLRRVDEAVHLFQQMTQGQCKPNAITCSILIDAFCKEGKMDDAVLLFDQMLEKDPEPNVVTYSCLIDGYFKSENMESAFELYEEMLQSISPNIVSYSILIDGLCKRGLMKKAALAFHSAINRGLVPDVVAYGILIHGYCKVGRTAEAMALYGRMLISGIMPDAIIQRMIAKHLLEIQSHQNMSAQPDVL, encoded by the coding sequence ATGATTAACACGTACTGTAAGGATCGGAGGTTGGAAGAGGCAATTAAGCTTTATGAGGTTATGAAAGAGAAGGGTGTCAGTCCGGACTTGGTTGTGTATAGCATTCTTATTGACGGTCTCTTTAAGGCAGGGAAGTTGGAGGAGGGGCATCGACTTTTTTCTGTTGCATTAGATAGTGGGATTAAGTTGGATGTAGTCATCTTCAGTTCTGTTATGGATGCATATGTAAGAACTAGAAATTTGGAAAAGCTAGTGGAGGTGTACAGAAGGATGTATGACGAAGGGATCTCACAGAACACTGTTAGTTACAGTGTTCTTATAAACGGCTTGTGCCAGAATGGAAGGATAATGGAGGCTTGTGGGATATTCGGTCAGATTGTGAAGCATGGTTTTGTGCCGTCCATTCTAACTTATAGTAGTTTGATTGATGGAATATGCAAACTGGGGAATTTAAAAGATGCATTTAACCTGTATGAGAGTATGGTCAAGACTGGTTATGAGCCTGATATTATTCTTTATGGTGTGCTATTAAATGGCCTTTGCAAGCATGGACTGATGAGTGACGCTCTTAGGTTCTTCTTTCAGGTTATTAATAGGGGTGTAAAGCCAAATGTTTATACTTTTAATATGTTGATAGATGGCTCCTGTAGATTGAATAGATTAAAAAATGCTGTGAAGGTGTACAACCAAATGGGAATGTATAACATAAGACCAGATGTGGTGACGTATACTGTGCTTATTCGAGGCATTTCTGAATTGGGGAGACTAAATGATGCATTAGTGTTTTTCTTCCAATCATTGAAGAGGGGTTTCTTGCCTGATGTTGTAACATATTGCACCCTCATTGATGCTTGCAGCAAGCAGAAATATGTATATGCTGGATTCCGGATTTTTGAGATGATGCTAACAAATCAAGTCAATCCTGATATTACCATTTATAATGTTCTCATTAATATGCTTTTTAAAGAAGGTTATTTAGAAGCTGCACGGACACTCTTTGAACAACTTACTGAAAGAGGGCTACGACCTGATATGGTTACATACAATACAATGGTTTGTGGTTATTGTTCTCTGCGAAGGGTAGATGAAGCTGTTCACCTCTTTCAACAAATGACACAGGGACAGTGTAAACCCAATGCCATCACTTGCAGTATATTGATAGATGCTTTCTGTAAAGAAGGTAAAATGGACGATGCAGTGTTATTGTTTGATCAAATGCTGGAAAAGGATCCTGAACCTAATGTGGTCACCTATAGTTGTCTGATTGATGGTTATTTTAAATCTGAAAACATGGAAAGTGCCTTTGAACTATATGAAGAGATGCTTCAGAGTATCTCTCCAAATATAGTTAGTTACAGCATCCTCATTGATGGTCTTTGCAAAAGAGGACTGATGAAGAAAGCAGCTCTTGCATTTCATTCTGCTATAAACAGGGGTCTGGTGCCGGATGTAGTAGCATATGGGATCCTGATTCATGGTTACTGCAAGGTTGGAAGAACGGCAGAAGCCATGGCATTGTACGGTCGTATGTTAATAAGTGGAATCATGCCGGATGCTATCATACAAAGGATGATTGCGAAGCACCTTCTTGAAATTCAGTCCCACCAAAATATGAGCGCCCAACCAGATGTTCTGTAA